In Papaver somniferum cultivar HN1 chromosome 1, ASM357369v1, whole genome shotgun sequence, a genomic segment contains:
- the LOC113332406 gene encoding EC protein homolog has product MADVRGGGKGCNEGCGCAVPCPGGQSCRCETSSGGGDREHMKCSCGEHCGCNPCGCSEGSQGSTGVGKAHCKCGPGCGCVKCAS; this is encoded by the exons ATGGCTGACGTGAGAGGAGGAGGTAAGGGCTGTAACGAGGGCTGTGGTTGTGCTGTACCATGCCCTGGCGGCCAAAGTTGCAG GTGTGAGACCAGCAGCGGAGGAGGAGACAGGGAACACATGAAGTGCTCATGTGGAGAACACTGTGGGTGCAACCCATGCGGGTGTTCCGAAGGTAGCCAAGGAAGTACTGGTGTCGGAAAGGCTCACTGCAAGTGTGGTCCTGGATGTGGCTGTGTTAAGTGTGCCTCTTAG